The Eptesicus fuscus isolate TK198812 chromosome 17, DD_ASM_mEF_20220401, whole genome shotgun sequence genome has a window encoding:
- the SYT15B gene encoding LOW QUALITY PROTEIN: synaptotagmin-15 (The sequence of the model RefSeq protein was modified relative to this genomic sequence to represent the inferred CDS: inserted 2 bases in 1 codon; substituted 1 base at 1 genomic stop codon) yields MGSQEETHPFAQGDVGAEATVFHRPDTGASPEGHTVRASQGSQTPPVRDLSSPPPAQAPHAGRLQPPPAASCRLLPPPAASCRLLPPPAASCRLLPPPAASCLLWGKGGSTTYKFLEDTSETGFPEGCLGRLWFSAEYQREAERLRVGLGLRVAVGTLTDLHPWXSSTCCGGGRVLPSKTKHKAVNPQLDEHLVLQLEHHSEVPRFPVYHVDTQKHQLLGQGLFPLSNETDCRSIICRDLEAESLEPPLEFGASSAASARTARAAPLAALGAQGLELQDQRSRDSVFVKVSMMNHKFVKCKKTWAVLGSANPVYSETFSFQAEPAELGTVSLSLAMLQSAHGQSKSQPLGRGVVXPYMYARGRELEHWDKMLSKPRLLEKCWHSLCSTMDPNLTWPDSPRLCLLNRLIGFSPE; encoded by the exons GCATCCCAAGGCTCCCAGACCCCTCCTGTGCGGGACCTCAGCTCACCGccacccgcccaggccccgcACGCCGGCCGCCTCCAGCCGCCTCCAGCCGCCTCCTGCCGCCTCCTGCCGCCTCCTGCCGCCTCCTGCCGCCTCCTGCCGCCTCCTGCCGCCTCCTGCCGCCTCCTGCCGCCTCCTgccgcctcctgcctcct ctgggggaagggaggatctaccACGTACAAGTTCCTGGAGGACACGAGCGAGACCGGCTTCCCGGAGGGCTGCCTGGGGCGGCTGTGGTTCTCCGCAGAATACCAGCGGGAGGCAGAGCGGCTGCGGGTGGGCCTGGGCCTgcgggtggctgtgggcaccctcACAGACCTGCATCCCTGGTGAAGCTCCACCTGCTGCGGAGGAGGGCGCGTCCTGCCATCCAAGACCAAACACAAAGCTGTCAACCCGCAGCTTGATGAGCACTTGGTCCTCCAG CTCGAGCATCACTCAGAGGTGCCGAGGTTCCCGGTGTACCATGTGGACACGCAGAAGCACCAGCTCCTGGGCCAGGGGCTGTTCCCCCTGAGCAATGAAACTGACTGTCGGAGCATTATCTGCAGAGACCTGGAGGCTGAGAGCCTGGAG cctcccttggaGTTTGGCGCCTCCAGCGCTGCCTCAGCTAGGACGGCCCGAGCCGCCCCACTGGCCGCCCTgggagcccagggcctggagctCCAGGACCAGCGGAGCCGGGACA GTGTGTTTGTCAAAGTGTCGATGATGAACCATAAGTTTGTCAAGTGCAAGAAGACTtgggctgtgctgggctctgcCAATCCTGTGTACAGCGAGACCTTCAGCTTCCAGGCCGAGCCCGCAGAACTGGGCACTGTCAGCCTGAGCCTGGCCATGCTGCAGAGTGCCCATGGGCAGTCAA AAAGCCAGCCACTGGGCCGCGGGGTGGT GCCCTACATGTATGCCCGAGGCCGAGAGCTGGAGCACTGGGACAAGATGCTCAGCAAGCCCAGGTTGCTGGAGAAGTGTTGGCACTCACTCTGCAGCACCATGGATCCCAACCTGACCTGGCCTGACTCTCCGAGGCTGTGCCTACTGAACCG ACTGATCGGATTTAGTCCTGAGTAG